A single genomic interval of Oryza sativa Japonica Group chromosome 7, ASM3414082v1 harbors:
- the LOC136357482 gene encoding uncharacterized protein: protein MDELDDMATTTTFRRWSDDLTPDLVSRVADCCPVKDYASCRAVCRAWRSALPSLASRPLAPVAAAAAADVAVSLGVCSQNARRWSRLVGLHQPSGLDAETCRCVGGTRDGWLALVGTAAGKPTSGAVLLFNPLTGAEIPQHASLYDPECERAPKVVFSPSPTARDFAAVSMCRPNRLAVQRATEGYSSSLVVDTEALMDGAALADIAYSEEGKAKVVYCLTTHGAVHVLHLDRRRRRRGRLRAVEVEPLVAGAGAGAAAFSTPYDTIARHTDAKSVVLCGGVLYQVWRRPGGAGSAVAPAGMLDQRLLRVSESEVFVLRYDPGARGPRWVEAKDLGGHAVFLGANDAAVRVVVDSSELVGDCLYYWDNTAAPEGGYEAFVFNVASRGSARRLPVAGGVSSPLWYFLPAWEKTNLKKPVQYDDSLPVQYDDEPDIGA, encoded by the coding sequence ATGGATGAGCTCGACGACAtggctactactactaccttcCGGCGGTGGTCCGACGACCTCACCCCCGACCTCGTGTCACGCGTCGCCGACTGCTGCCCGGTCAAGGACTACGCCTCCtgccgcgccgtctgccgcgcATGGCGCTCCGCGCTCCCGTCGCTGGCCTCACGGCCGctcgcccccgtcgccgccgccgccgccgccgacgtcgccgtgtCGCTCGGCGTCTGCTCCCAGAACGCGCGGCGCTGGAGCCGGCTCGTCGGCCTCCACCAGCCATCGGGGCTCGACGCCGAAACCTGCCGCTGCGTCGGCGGCACGCGCGACGGCTGGCTCGCCCTCGTCGGAACAGCGGCAGGGAAGCCGACGAGCGGCGCCGTGTTGCTGTTCAACCCGCTCACCGGCGCGGAGATCCCGCAGCACGCCTCGCTGTACGACCCCGAGTGCGAGCGGGCGCCCAAGGTTGTGTTCTCGCCGAGCCCGACGGCGCGCGACTTCGCCGCCGTGAGCATGTGCCGGCCCAACAGGCTCGCCGTCCAGAGGGCAACCGAGGGCTACTCCTCGAGCCTCGTCGTCGACACCGAGGCGCTCATGGACGGCGCCGCCCTGGCCGACATCGCGTACAGCGAGGAAGGCAAGGCCAAGGTGGTCTACTGCCTGACGACGCACGGCGCCGTGCACGTGCTccacctcgaccgccgccgccgccgccgcggcaggcTGCGGGCCGTGGAGGTGGAGCCGCTCgtggccggcgcgggcgcgggcgccgccgccttctcgacGCCGTACGACACCATCGCCCGGCACACGGACGCCAAGAGCGTGGTGCTCTGCGGCGGCGTGCTGTACCAGGTgtggaggcggccgggcggcgcgggCTCCGCCGTCGCGCCGGCGGGGATGCTGGACCAGCGCCTGCTCCGCGTCTCGGAGAGCGAGGTGTTCGTCCTGAGGTACGACCCgggggcgcgcgggccgcgcTGGGTGGAGGCGAAGGACCTCGGAGGCCACGCGGTGTTCCTCGGGGCAAACGACGCGGCGGTGCGCGTCGTCGTGGACTCGTCGGAGTTGGTGGGCGACTGTCTCTACTACTGGGACaacacggcggcgccggagggagGCTACGAGGCCTTCGTGTTCAACGTGGCGTCGAGGGGCTCCGCGCGGCGGCTGCCGGTGGCCGGAGGAGTGTCGAGCCCACTGTGGTATTTCTTGCCGGCTTGGGAGAAGACAAATTTGAAGAAGCCGGTACAATATGATGATAGCCTCCCGGTACAATATGATGATGAACCGGATATTGGCGCATGA
- the LOC4343043 gene encoding uncharacterized protein translates to MDDAIAALPPELVSEILLRLRPDEPEHLFRASLVCKAWLRAICDPVFLRRYRAFHGSPPLLGLLHRLRVIDGDPAPRLARTTAAPLSPDPAFLRALDCRHGRVLLHASNLGLIVWDPVTGEQHRLPESGIPWLIYTAAVFCAVGGCDHLDCHGGPFRVVFVATDDDDELVKGSVYSSETGVWSTPATLDDGYQSWEERWQAARSRGEYYRTPYVHPKRCALVGDEIYFTLRNGNTIIEYNWGKNRLSMFDPPTSDLYYIALTVMENGSLGFAGIEGSSLNVWSRKVNPQGAAEWVLCRIIELEKIIPVVDLSDEACVVGSAEGLGVIFVSTGVGLFTIELKSRRVKKLEEPGVYFSVLPYMSFYTPDRGTLLSLARTH, encoded by the exons ATGGacgacgccatcgccgcgctcccgccggagctcgtctccgagatcctcctccgcctccggccggaCGAGCCCGAGCACCTCTTCCGCGCGTCACTCGTCTGCAAGGCATGGCTCCGCGCCATCTGCGACCccgtcttcctccgccgctACCGCGCCTTCCACGGATCCCCGCCGCTGCTCGGCCTCCTCCACAGGCTCCGGGTCATAGACGGGGACCCCGCCCCGCGCCTCGCCCGCACCACGGCGGCGCCCCTCTCCCCCGACCCGGCCTTCCTCCGGGCCCTCgactgccgccatggccgcgtcCTCCTCCACGCGTCGAACCTCGGCCTCATCGTCTGGGACCCCGTCACGGGCGAGCAGCACCGCCTGCCGGAATCTGGCATCCCGTGGCTGATCTACACCGCCGCAGTGTTCTGCGCCGTCGGCGGCTGTGACCACCTCGACTGCCACGGCGGCCCCTTCCGAGTGGTCTTCGTggccaccgacgacgacgacgaactcgTCAAGGGGAGTGTGTATTCATCGGAGACCGGTGTGTGGAGCACGCCAGCAACTCTTGATGATGGCTATCAATCCTGGGAAGAGCGTTGGCAGGCGGCCCGCAGTAGAGGCGAATACTACCGCACACCTTATGTCCATCCTAAGCGATGTGCCCTTGTCGGAGATGAAATCTACTTCACACTTCGGAACGGCAATACGATCATCGAGTACAACTGGGGAAAGAACCGCTTATCTATGTTTGACCCGCCGACATCGGACTTGTACTACATTGCCCTCACGGTGATGGAGAATGGTTCACTGGGGTTTGCCGGCATTGAGGGATCCAGCCTTAATGTGTGGTCGAGGAAGGTGAATCCACAAGGGGCTGCAGAATGGGTACTATGCAGGATCATCGAACTGGAGAAAATTATACCTGTAGTCGATCTCAGTGATGAAGCATGTGTGGTTGGCTCTGCAGAGGGTCTGGGTGTCATCTTCGTGAGCACAGGCGTTGGCTTATTCACGATCGAGCTCAAGTCAAGGCGGGTGAAGAAGCTTGAAGAGCCTGGTGTCTACTTTAGTGTCTTACCCTACATGAGCTTCTACACTCCTG ATCGTGGCACATTGTTATCGCTAGCAAGGACTCACTGA